One region of Halomicrobium sp. LC1Hm genomic DNA includes:
- a CDS encoding zinc-binding dehydrogenase: MDAVQFAAHGDREVVEYGPSPEPTLDPDDVLLDVRAGALNHLDVWTRRGLPGIDLDFPHVPGSDAAGVVVAVGDAVERFGRGDRVAVTAGRSCGTCEFCRDGEPTLCVNYEILGEHCPGVHAERTAVPADALVPVPEGVDWTTAGAAPLVFGTAWRMLHTRGEIDAGETVLVLGASGGVGHAAVQIADHAGCEVIATASSDEKRATARRLGADLAIDYEAEDFADAVRAETGQRGVDVVVDHVGAATWRQSLRSLANGGRLLTCGATTGPTPETNVNRIFGNQLSVHGSTMAGPGELDDVLELVWDGTFEVLLRAVLPMSETARGHELLEDREGFGKVVVVPDSEYEGGADE, encoded by the coding sequence ATGGATGCCGTCCAGTTCGCCGCCCACGGCGACCGCGAGGTCGTCGAGTACGGGCCGTCTCCCGAGCCCACACTCGACCCCGACGACGTTCTCCTCGACGTGCGAGCCGGAGCACTGAACCACCTCGACGTGTGGACTCGCCGCGGACTTCCGGGGATCGACCTCGACTTTCCCCACGTTCCCGGGAGCGATGCCGCGGGCGTCGTCGTGGCCGTCGGAGACGCGGTCGAGCGGTTCGGCCGCGGCGACCGCGTCGCCGTCACCGCCGGACGCAGCTGTGGGACCTGCGAGTTCTGTCGCGACGGTGAGCCGACGCTGTGTGTGAACTACGAGATCCTCGGCGAACACTGTCCGGGCGTCCACGCCGAGCGGACCGCGGTCCCGGCCGACGCGCTCGTCCCCGTTCCGGAGGGCGTCGACTGGACGACCGCGGGGGCCGCGCCGCTGGTCTTCGGGACCGCCTGGCGCATGCTCCACACCCGCGGCGAGATCGACGCGGGAGAGACCGTCCTCGTTCTGGGAGCGAGCGGCGGCGTCGGCCACGCGGCGGTCCAGATCGCCGACCACGCCGGCTGTGAGGTGATCGCGACGGCCAGCAGCGACGAGAAGCGTGCGACCGCTCGTCGGCTGGGTGCGGATCTCGCGATCGACTACGAGGCCGAAGACTTCGCGGATGCGGTCCGCGCGGAGACCGGCCAGCGCGGCGTCGACGTGGTCGTCGATCACGTCGGCGCGGCCACCTGGAGACAGTCGCTGCGCAGTCTCGCGAACGGCGGCCGACTGTTGACCTGCGGGGCGACGACCGGCCCGACGCCGGAGACGAACGTCAACCGGATCTTCGGCAACCAGCTCTCCGTCCACGGCTCGACGATGGCCGGTCCCGGCGAGCTCGACGACGTGCTCGAACTGGTCTGGGACGGGACCTTCGAGGTGCTGCTCCGGGCGGTCCTCCCGATGAGCGAGACCGCACGCGGCCACGAACTGCTGGAGGACCGCGAGGGGTTCGGCAAGGTCGTCGTCGTTCCGGACAGCGAGTACGAGGGAGGGGCCGATGAGTAG